The genomic stretch AATTGCCAAGACAGATACTAAGAAGAAGGCTTCAGTTCCTCTCATACAATAAATCAAAACTAAAAGTTCTAAAATGAATAGCACATCTATTTACATTTTAGTAGCTTTGCATCCGATTATAACATTAACAAACATGCCCAACACGGCAATGGAGGCAACTGAACTACTCAAAGAAATACAGAAGCATGATTCCCAACAGGCTTTCCGGTCTTTATACGATATGTATTATGACCGTTTCTTTCGTATCGCCTTTTATTACCTTCAACGGGATGAATGGGCTCAAGAAGTAATTTTAGATGTTTTTACCACGCTTTGGAATCATCGAAAAAGTCAGCTTATTCCCGATGATTTTAATAAGTACAGCTATATATTAATAAGAAATGCCGCTCTGAACTATTTGGAAAAAGAACAAAGGAGGGAAGCCTCGCCTCTGGAAAATATGCCGGAAATATCTTCTTCCAACCTTTCTCCTGAAGAACAAATGATGAATGAAGAGTTATTTAACATTTATGAGAACTCACTGAATGAATTACCTGAACGTTGCCGAACAATCTTTATTAAAGTCCGCGAAGAAAAACAAAGTTATGCTTCCGTTGCCGAAGAACTTAATATAAGCCCTAAAACAGTAGATGCCCAGTTACAAAAAGCTGTAACCCGACTCAAAGAAAAAATTAACAATTATTTTAGAAATAGACGATAGGGAGTTTTCCAGATTCTCCTGTCTTTATCAATAGAAACTAATAAACTAAAAAGACATGAGAACAAATACACGTTTAGTATTACCATTTTTTTATGCCCTGCTTATAAGTGCATGTAGTAACAACGACAACTATCCCAAAGAGTATATAGGCTTTGAAAAACAATTCATATCACACACCTATGATACAAAGAACGAGGAAGAAACCCTTACTTTAAAAATAATAGCTGCCGAAAAACAAGACACAGACCGTAAACTGACCATTAGCAGTTCTACAAGTAACAATAGCTTCCACATTCAAAATGCCCATCCGGTCATCTTGAAAGGAAAGAAATCAGTAAAAATAGATATCATTCTTTATCCTAAACAAATAAAAAGCGTACAACGTATCATACGGTTGATCTGTACTCCTGACGGAAAAGACGCAAAAATTTCTGAAATTTCTATCCGTCTGCAAAAGAAGTAGTATCTTTGTCCAGCAAATAAAATAACATGAATTCACCGAAATCAGACAAAGAACTGGACGAATGGTTGGAATTATTATCTTCTTCCACTCATTCACCGCAGGGAAAATTCTCGGCGGAGAAAAGTTATAATATATTGCAACAACGTCTTCAACCGGCATACCGCAAGCACAAAATACTTTCCATTCGGTATACAGTTGCTGTGGCTGCCGGTTTCGTCCTGCTTATAGGTTTCGGTTGGATGTTTTATTTTTACCAACGTCCGGTACGTACACTGATTGTTTCCACCAATATACAAACTCAATGCATCCAATTACCGGATGGCTCTAAAGTAACCCTAAACCGACATTCCCAATTGAGCTATCCGGAAACTTTCAACAAGGAACGAATCGTAAAGCTGAATGGAGAAGCTTATTTTGAAGTCAGTAAAAATCCTAAAAAACCATTTCGTGTCAAAGCAAACGGAGTTACCATCAGGGTATTAGGCACGCATTTTAATGTCAATGCCTATGCCTCCGATTCTTTAGTAGAAACAACCCTGCTGGAAGGTAGTGTATCCGTCAGTAACAATGCCAACGGTAAACAAATGATATTAAAGCCCAATGAAACAGCCATTTATCGTAAATCGACTGGAATATTGTCTATGCACATTAATGCAAATGCACAGAACGAAATAAGTTGGCGTGAAGGTGTTCTTTCTTTTAATGACATATCTATGGGAGAAATCGCTCGTCAACTATCCCATCATTTTAATGTCACCATACAGATAAAAAGCGAACAGTTACGTAATTATAAATTAAATGCACGTTTCAAGCAAAACGAAACGTTGGAAGAAATTCTAGAAATGTTGGCTCCCATCGTAGGTTTTACTTATCACATGCCCCAATCCAATCTTATTGAACTAAAGCAAGAAAACTAAAAAACAAATGATTTCTTCACTTTATAAGAAACACAGTATCACTTTTTTTTACTTAATGCTGTTACTAGTCTTTTCCCATTCATTCATATCAGCACAAACTCCGGATATGCCTTTTAATATTTATCTGAAACAGGCTAGTTTAAAGGAGTTTACAGCTAAAATAGAACAACTGTCAGAGTATTCTTTTATTTATGGCGAAGAAGTTGTACTCAAACATCCCATAACTCTCGATCTGAAAGAAACCCCATTAACAACTATTCTACAAACAGCTTTCATTAAACAAGACATCAGTTTCGAGATTACCAAACACCATATCATATTGAAAAAAACAACGTCACTTCCTATAAAACAACATTTTACACTAAACGGTTATGTATTGGACGAAATATCGAAAGAAACACTGATAGGTGCCAATATCTATGACCAGCAAAATAAACAAGGAACAATCACAAATCCATTCGGATTCTTCAGTATCACACTGCCCGAAGGAAACACTGAACTGAATTTTTCCTATATAGGTTACGGTTCAAAACAAATAGCATTGTATTTAT from Phocaeicola dorei encodes the following:
- a CDS encoding RNA polymerase sigma-70 factor, with the protein product MPNTAMEATELLKEIQKHDSQQAFRSLYDMYYDRFFRIAFYYLQRDEWAQEVILDVFTTLWNHRKSQLIPDDFNKYSYILIRNAALNYLEKEQRREASPLENMPEISSSNLSPEEQMMNEELFNIYENSLNELPERCRTIFIKVREEKQSYASVAEELNISPKTVDAQLQKAVTRLKEKINNYFRNRR
- a CDS encoding FecR family protein; translated protein: MNSPKSDKELDEWLELLSSSTHSPQGKFSAEKSYNILQQRLQPAYRKHKILSIRYTVAVAAGFVLLIGFGWMFYFYQRPVRTLIVSTNIQTQCIQLPDGSKVTLNRHSQLSYPETFNKERIVKLNGEAYFEVSKNPKKPFRVKANGVTIRVLGTHFNVNAYASDSLVETTLLEGSVSVSNNANGKQMILKPNETAIYRKSTGILSMHINANAQNEISWREGVLSFNDISMGEIARQLSHHFNVTIQIKSEQLRNYKLNARFKQNETLEEILEMLAPIVGFTYHMPQSNLIELKQEN